From a single Brassica napus cultivar Da-Ae chromosome C9, Da-Ae, whole genome shotgun sequence genomic region:
- the LOC106433853 gene encoding protein IQ-DOMAIN 12-like has product MAKRRSWFGWIKRLFICEAKPKSEKPRRLRWVFRRLKLRHQIATPTQETRTLNKATEDQRKHAMYVAIATAAAAEAAVAAAKAAAEVVRMAENSFTSQHFVKKSSDPNLAAIKIQSVFRAYLARKALRALKALVRLQAIVRGRAVRRKVSSNKASTSSLIQRKHLSKNKTEIKEELKIPKRSMCNGQNGWDSSALTKEDIKAIWLRKQEGVVKRERMLKYSRSHRERRSPHMLLESLYTKEMGMRSCRLEHWGESKSEMVVVPTKVKLRTLQRQDSGDGQDSPFSFPRRSFSRLEQSLLEDESWLQGSNGFQPYMSVTESAKEKFRSLSTPRQRAGVMESWFDDNKKDGDKVSLWSSFVSEENSKMSSSKKSPLATNQHLLLKY; this is encoded by the exons ATGGCAAAGAGAAGGTCATGGTTCGGTTGGATAAAAAGACTATTCATCTGCGAGGCCAAACCAAAATCAGAGAAG CCAAGGAGATTGAGATGGGTGTTTAGAAGACTAAAGCTGAGACACCAGATTGCAACTCCAACACAAGAAACAAGGACTTTGAACAAAGCAACAGAGGATCAAAGAAAACACGCCATGTACGTAGCCATTGCCACGGCTGCAGCAGCCGAGGCGGCGGTTGCAGCCGCCAAGGCAGCTGCTGAGGTTGTCCGGATGGCGGAAAACTCCTTCACGTCACAACATTTTGTCAAGAAGAGTAGTGATCCTAATTTGGCAGCTATCAAGATTCAGAGTGTCTTCAGAGCTTATCTG GCAAGGAAAGCGTTGCGGGCACTGAAGGCGCTTGTAAGGCTTCAAGCAATTGTCCGTGGCCGTGCTGTTAGGCGAAAGGTTTCTTCTAACAAAGCTTCAACATCAAGCCTCATCCAGAGGAAACACTTGTCTAAGAACAAAACTGAGATCAAAGAAGAACTCAAGATACCAAAACGTTCAATGTGTAATGGTCAGAACGGTTGGGACAGTAGCGCACTCACCAAGGAAGACATCAAAGCCATATGGTTGAGGAAGCAAGAAGGTGTAGTCAAGCGTGAGCGTATGTTAAAGTACTCCCGGTCTCATCGA GAGAGAAGAAGTCCACACATGCTTCTGGAGTCATTATACACAAAGGAAATGGGGATGAGAAGCTGCCGGCTTGAACATTGGGGTGAATCCAAGTCAGAAATGGTTGTTGTCCCTACAAAAGTAAAGCTGAGAACGTTGCAGAGACAAGACTCTGGTGATGGACAAGACTCTCCGTTCTCTTTTCCAAGGAGATCATTCAGCCGTCTTGAGCAGAGTCTGTTGGAGGACGAGAGCTGGCTTCAGGGCTCCAATGGTTTCCAGCCTTACATGAGTGTGACAGAGTCTGCAAAGGAAAAGTTTAGATCACTGAGCACACCGAGGCAACGTGCAGGGGTCATGGAGTCATGGTTTGATGACAATAAGAAAGATGGGGATAAAGTATCTCTCTGGTCTTCCTTTGTCAGTGAAGAAAATAGTAAGATGAGCAGCTCTAAGAAGTCGCCTCTTGCCACAAACcaacatttgttgttaaaataTTGA
- the LOC106433860 gene encoding signal recognition particle 54 kDa protein, chloroplastic, whose amino-acid sequence MEALRFSSRFSVNNRVPYTQTSTGSLTSRATFRSAFTGITNSASLSSKNTSTREIWSWVKSKTVGHGRSYRRSQVRAEMFGQLTSGLEAAWTKLKGEEVLTKENIAEPMRDIRRALLEADVSLPVVRRFVQSVSDQAVGMGVIRGVKPDQQLVKIVHDELVKLMGGEVSELQFSKSGPTVILLAGLQGVGKTTVCAKLACYLKKQGKTCMLIAGDVYRPAAIDQLVILGEQVSVPVYTAGTEVRPADIAKEGLKEAKKNNVDIVIMDTAGRLQIDKGMMDELKDVKKVLNPTEVLLVVDAMTGQEAAALVTTFNVEIGITGAILTKLDGDSRGGAALSVKEVSGKPIKLVGRGERMEDLEPFYPNRMAGRVLGMGDVLSFVEKAQEVMREEDAEDLQKKIMSAKFDFNDFLKQTRAVAKMGSMTRVLGMIPGMGKVSPAQIREAEKSLVIMEAMIEAMTPEEREKPELLAESPERRKRVAKESGKTEQQVSQLVAQIFQMRVKMKNLMGAMEGGSIPALSSLEDALKAQQKAPPGTARRRKRKVDSRKKFVESASSNPGPRGFGN is encoded by the exons ATGGAGGCTCTGCGATTTTCGAGCCGTTTCTCGGTGAACAATAGAGTTCCTTATACTCAGACTAGCACGGGGAGTCTGACAAGCAGAGCTACGTTTCGTTCAGCATTCACCGGAATCACCAATTCAGCTTCTCTCTCTTCTAAGAACACCTCCACG AGGGAGATATGGAGTTGGGTGAAATCGAAGACAGTGGGACATGGAAGAAGTTACAGAAGGAGCCAAGTGAGGGCGGAGATGTTTGGTCAGTTGACTAGTGGGCTCGAGGCTGCTTGGACCAAACTCAAAGGAGAAG AGGTCTTGACAAAGGAGAATATAGCTGAGCCAATGAGGGATATCAGAAGAGCTCTACTTGAAGCAGAT GTGAGCCTCCCAGTTGTTAGAAGGTTTGTTCAGTCTGTTAGTGACCAAGCCGTTGGAATGGGTGTCATCCGAGGAGTCAAACCAGACCAGCAGTTGGTCAAG ATTGTACATGATGAGCTAGTGAAACTGATGGGTGGAGAAGTATCTGAGCTACAGTTTTCTAAGTCTGGTCCTACTGTAATTTTGTTGGCTGGACTCCAAGGAGTTGGGAAGACAACCGTTTGTGCTAAACTCGCTTGTTACCTAAAGAAGCAG GGAAAAACTTGCATGCTTATTGCTGGAGATGTGTACCGACCTGCTGCCATCGATCAACTTGTCATTTTAGGTGAACAG GTTAGTGTGCCGGTTTATACAGCAGGGACTGAAGTAAGACCTGCAGATATAGCTAAGGAGGGACTAAAAGAAGCTAAAAAGAACAATGTGGATATTGTTATTATGGATACTGCAGGGAGACTTCAG ATAGATAAAGGGATGATGGATGAATTAAAAGACGTGAAGAAAGTTTTGAATCCCACAGAAGTGTTGCTAGTTGTTGATGCCATGACTGGACAAGAAGCTGCAG CATTGGTGACGACGTTCAATGTAGAGATAGGAATCACAGGAGCCATTTTGACGAAGCTAGACGGTGATTCAAGAGGTGGTGCTGCTTTGAGTGTCAAGGAG GTATCTGGAAAGCCGATAAAACTGGTAGGACGTGGAGAGAGAATGGAGGATCTTGAACCCTTCTATCCCAATAGAATGGCTGGTCGAGTTCTTGGAATGGGAGATGTGCTCTCGTTTGTAGAGAAGGCACAAGAAGTT ATGCGTGAAGAAGATGCGGAAGATCTACAGAAGAAGATAATGAGTGCAAAGTTCGACTTCAACGACTTCCTAAAGCAGACGCGTGCTGTTGCGAAGATGGGTTCGATGACACGAGTTCTTGGAATGATTCCGGGAATGGGGAAAGTGAGTCCAGCGCAGATACGAGAAGCTGAGAAGAGTCTTGTCATCATGGAAGCAATGATCGAAGCCATGACACCTG AGGAAAGGGAGAAGCCAGAGTTACTAGCTGAATCCCCAGAGAGAAGGAAAAGAGTTGCTAAAGAGTCGGGAAAGACAGAACAACAG gTGAGCCAACTTGTAGCACAAATATTCCAAATGAGAGTGAAGATGAAGAACTTGATGGGAGCAATGGAAGGAGGATCCATTCCTGCATTGAGCTCGCTCGAGGACGCACTGAAAGCACAACAaaag GCTCCACCTGGAACcgcgaggaggaggaagagaaaggTGGACTCAAGAAAGAAGTTTGTAGAGTCTGCATCAAGCAATCCTGGTCCTCGTGGCTTTGGCAACTAA
- the LOC106433863 gene encoding ABC transporter B family member 29, chloroplastic: MPFLLRPTTPRYLLPPPPLCHRRSSPLFHKLSIQPSPSSRKSSVFLTRANTTIINSLKPFENVKPYLQSESKTILAGWLCSFVSVVSLSQIIPRIGSFTSSLNANAASPLKLRNSALALAALFLARVVAGYLQQAYLWEAALNSVYKIRVFAYRRVLERELEFFEGGSGISSGDIAYRITAEASEVSDTIYALLNTVVPSAFQISAMATHMVVASPLLTLVSAMVIPSVALVIAFLGDRLRKISRKAQIASASLSAYLNEVLPAILFVKANNAEVSETVRFQRFASADLSERFKKKKMKSLIPQIVQVIYLGSLSVFCVGAVTLAGSSLSAGAIVSFMTSLAFLIEPVQDLGKAYNELKQGEPAIERLFDLASLKSKVIERPGAIQLEKVVGEVELCNVSFKYGEEMLPVLDGLNLHIKAGETIALVGPSGGGKTTLIKLLLRLYEPSSGSIYIDKKDIKDIKLESLRQHVGLVSQDITLFTGTVAENIGYRDLTTGIDMKRVELAAKTANADEFIRNLPEGYNTGIGPRGSSLSGGQRQRLAIARALNQNSSILILDEATSALDSMSELLVRQALERVMQDHTVIVIAHRLETVMMAQRVFLLEKGKLKELSRSSLLVTHKDSLSSAGFVI; encoded by the exons atgccatTTCTCCTCCGCCCAACGACGCCGCGTTACCTCCTTCCTCCGCCACCACTGTGCCACCGACGGAGCTCACCTCTCTTTCACAAACTCTCAATCCAACCATCTCCGAGCTCCAGAAAATCCTCTGTTTTCCTTACTCGCGCCAACACAACCATCATCAACTCGCTAAAACCCTTCGAAAACGTTAAACCCTATCTCCAATCCGAATCCAAAACCATCCTCGCCGGGTGGCTATGCAGCTTCGTCTCCGTGGTCTCCCTCTCTCAGATCATCCCCAGGATCGGCTCCTTCACCTCCAGCCTCAACGCCAACGCCGCGTCCCCCTTAAAGCTCAGAAACTCTGCTCTCGCTCTAGCCGCTCTGTTCCTCGCCAGAGTCGTCGCCGGCTACCTCCAGCAAGCGTATCTCTGGGAGGCTGCTCTCAACTCCGTTTACAAGATCCGCGTTTTCGCGTATAGGAGAGTGCTGGAGAGGGAGCTGGAGTTCTTCGAAGGCGGGAGTGGGATCTCGTCGGGAGATATCGCGTATCGTATCACCGCCGAGGCTTCTGAAGTTTCCGACACTATCTATGCTCTACTCAAC ACAGTTGTGCCCAGTGCTTTCCAGATATCTGCTATGGCTACACATATGGTTGTTGCAAGTCCTCTACTCACACTAGTCTCTGCAATG GTGATCCCATCTGTTGCGCTAGTCATAGCGTTTCTTGGTGATCGGCTTCGCAAGATATCAAGAAAAGCTCAGATTGCTTCTGCTTCGCTCTCCGCCTACTTAAATGAA GTGCTTCCTGCGATTTTGTTTGTGAAGGCTAATAACGCAGAGGTTTCCGAGACTGTGAGGTTCCAGAGGTTTGCTAGTGCTGATCTATCTGAACgttttaagaagaagaaaatgaagtcGCTTATCCCTCAGATCGTTCAAGTTATCTATCTCGGATCTTTGTCCGTGTTTTGTGTTGGAGCGGTGACACTTGCAGGCTCCTCGTTAAGCGCCGGGGCGATTGTGTCCTTTATGACATCCTTAGCTTTCTTGATCGAGCCTGTCCAG GATCTTGGAAAAGCATATAATGAATTGAAACAAGGAGAGCCAGCAATAGAACGTTTGTTTGATTTAGCCTCCTTAAAATCGAAG GTGATAGAGAGACCTGGAGCCATTCAACTTGAAAAGGTTGTAGGCGAGGTTGAGTTGTGCAATGTTTCGTTTAAGTATGGAGAAGAGATGCTTCCTGTTTTAGATGGGTTGAATCTTCATATCAAAGCAGGAGAGACTATTGCTCTTGTTGGTCCATCTGGTGGAGGGAAGACAACGCTCATCAAATTGCTTCTCCGCCTTTACGAACCTTCCTCTG GCTCGATCTATATTGACAAAAAGGACATCAAGGATATCAAACTGGAGAGTTTGAGGCAGCATGTTGGTCTGGTTTCACAGGACATC ACTCTGTTTACAGGGACAGTTGCTGAGAACATTGGGTACAGAGATCTCACTACAGGTATTGACATGAAGAGAGTTGAGCTCGCTGCAAAAACTGCAAACGCTGATGAGTTTATCAGAAACCTACCAGAGGGATACAACACAGGAATCGGCCCCAGGGGTTCAAGCTTAAGCGGAGGCCAGAGGCAAAG ACTAGCTATAGCAAGAGCGCTTAATCAGAACTCATCCATACTGATTTTGGATGAAGCGACATCAGCATTGGATAGTATGTCGGAGTTGCTAGTCAGACAAGCTCTGGAACGTGTGATGCAAGACCATACG GTGATTGTGATTGCACATAGACTGGAGACAGTGATGATGGCGCAGAGGGTGTTCTTGTTGGAGAAGGGAAAGCTGAAGGAGTTAAGTCGGTCTTCTCTGTTAGTTACTCACAAGGACTCGCTTTCATCAGCTGGATTTGTGATTTAA
- the LOC106433864 gene encoding iron-sulfur assembly protein IscA-like 2, mitochondrial: protein MSRSLVKRFVPYVSARIRENHRMLNYYCSSASSALKEASSSSSQSESPSLEAVHLSENCIRRIKELQSSEPEKKLLRLGVETGGCSGFQYVFELDHKTNPDDRVFEKGGVKLVVDNVSYDFVKGATVDYVEELIRSAFVVAENPAAVGGCSCKSSFMVKQ from the exons ATGTCTAGATCTCTGGTGAAGCGTTTTGTACCCTATGTGTCTGCTCGTATAAGGGAGAATCATCGGATGCTTAATTATTATTGTTCTTCCGCTTCTTCTGCTCTCAAAGAagcttcgtcttcttcttcccaatCTGAATCTCCTTCTCTCGAAGCTGTTCATCTCAGCGAGAATTGTATCCGG AGAATAAAAGAGTTACAATCGAGTGAACCGGAGAAGAAGCTGCTTCGATTGGGTGTAGAAACTGGAGGCTGTTCTGGTTTCCAGTACGTCTTTGAGCTTGATCATAAAACCAACCCTGATGACAG GGTTTTCGAGAAGGGCGGTGTCAAACTGGTTGTAGATAATGTCTCCTATGACTTTGTCAAAGGCGCTACTGTTGATTACGTTGAGGAGCTCATCCGTTCTGCTTTCGTG GTAGCTGAGAACCCAGCCGCAGTGGGTGGATGCAGTTGTAAAAGCTCCTTCATGGTGAAACAGTGA
- the LOC106433865 gene encoding uncharacterized protein At5g03900, chloroplastic isoform X2, with protein sequence MACVSTCLLISPRLTQSELSPKKPLIRLRSPFPGGKLTERSPSSRRKFNNRRISVVRAASIDNKLSGGAIRPGGLVESDKIPTDVRKRAMEAVDECGRRVTVGDVASRAGLNVTQAQKALQALAADTDGFLEVSDEGDVLYVFPRDYRSKLATKSLRVQIEPFLDKAKGAADYLTRVSFGTALIASIVIVYTTIIVLISSRSEDDNRQRRRGRGYDSGFNFYINPIDLFWYWDPNYYRRRRAREDEGKGMNFIESVFSFVFGDGDPNQGIEEERWQMIGRYITSRGGVVAADELAPYLDVSSSKSATSDESYILPVLLRFDGQPELDDEGNILYRFPSLQRTASGSSRRKEYVGKWFDFVADMEKFFKEKKWQFSKTSSSERALVVGLGAFNLFGVIVLNSLLKEMAVTPSGFLTFVKNIYPLLQVYAGSFFAIPLIRWFSIKRKNDQIESRNKARLQFARALESPDIALRRKLLSARDMAQNTVIGKERIVYTTDKDMIEQDYEAEEWERRFREVEKSD encoded by the exons ATGGCTTGTGTCTCGACATGCTTACTCATCTCCCCTAGGCTAACTCAATCGGAGCTCTCACCAAAAAAGCCTCTGATTCGACTCAGATCTCCCTTTCCCGGCGGAAAGCTAACGGAGAGGTCCCCGAGCAGTCGCCGGAAGTTCAACAACCGTCGAATCTCGGTGGTGAGGGCGGCGAGCATAGATAATAAGCTCAGCGGCGGCGCAATCAGACCGGGAGGATTGGTTGAGAGCGACAAGATACCGACGGATGTCCGAAAACGAGCTATGGAAGCTGTGGACGAGTGCGGCCGAAGAGTCACTGTCGGTGACGTGGCTAGCAGAGCTGGTCTGAATGTTACACAAGCTCAGAAAGCGCTTCAAGCTCTCGCCGCGGACACTGATGGGTTTCTCGAG GTCTCAGATGAAGGTGATGTGCTTTATGTATTCCCAAGGGACTATCGGTCTAAGCTAGCTACCAAGTCGTTAAGGGTACAGATTGAACCCTTTCTTGACAAGGCAAAG GGTGCTGCTGACTATCTGACTCGTGTCTCATTTGGCACTGCGCTTATTGCGTCTATTGTTATCGTCTACACAACAATTATAGTCTTGATTTCAAGCAgaag TGAGGATGATAATCGTCAGAGGAGACGTGGGCGAGGATATGATTCTGGATTCAATTTCTATATCAATCCTATCgatttattttg gTATTGGGATCCCAACTATTACAGAAGGCGGCGAGCTCGAGAAGATGAAGGAAAGGGAATGAATTTCATTGAATCT GTTTTCTCCTTTGTGTTTGGAGATGGAGATCCAAACCAAGGAATTGAAGAAGAGAGGTGGCAGATG ATTGGGAGGTATATAACTTCTAGAGGAGGTGTTGTTGCAGCTGACGAGCTTGCTCCATACCTTGATGTGTCATCTTCCAAGAGTGCCACG AGCGATGAATCCTACATTCTTCCTGTTCTTCTTCGGTTTGATGGTCAACCAGAGTTGGATGACGAG GGGAATATTCTGTATCGCTTTCCATCGCTGCAACGCACAGCTTCTGGATCTAGTAGAAGAAAGGAGTACGTGGGGAAATGGTTTGACTTTGTTGCAGATATGGAGAAGTTCTTCAAGGAGAAAAAATGGCAATTTAG TAAAACTAGTTCATCCGAGAGAGCTTTGGTCGTTGGTCTAGGTGCTTTTAATCTCTTTGGTGTCATTGTTCTGAACTCTTTACTAAA AGAGATGGCTGTCACACCAAGTGGGTTTCTTACATTTGTTAAGAACATTTATCCACTACTTCAG GTATATGCAGGTTCATTCTTTGCCATCCCTTTGATTCGGTGGTTTTCAATCAAGAGAAAGAATGACCAGATAGAGAGTAGAAACAAAGCTCGGCTACAGTTTGCACGAGCACTTGAATCTCCTGATATCGCTCTCCGACGTAAG CTACTAAGTGCAAGGGATATGGCTCAGAACACAGTGATAGGGAAGGAGAGGATAGTGTATACAACAGATAAAGATATGATTGAACAAGACTATGAGGCAGAGGAATGGGAGAGACGATTCCGTGAGGTGGAAAAATCAGATTAA
- the LOC106433865 gene encoding uncharacterized protein At5g03900, chloroplastic isoform X1, giving the protein MACVSTCLLISPRLTQSELSPKKPLIRLRSPFPGGKLTERSPSSRRKFNNRRISVVRAASIDNKLSGGAIRPGGLVESDKIPTDVRKRAMEAVDECGRRVTVGDVASRAGLNVTQAQKALQALAADTDGFLEVSDEGDVLYVFPRDYRSKLATKSLRVQIEPFLDKAKGAADYLTRVSFGTALIASIVIVYTTIIVLISSRSEDDNRQRRRGRGYDSGFNFYINPIDLFWYWDPNYYRRRRAREDEGKGMNFIESVFSFVFGDGDPNQGIEEERWQMIGRYITSRGGVVAADELAPYLDVSSSKSATSDESYILPVLLRFDGQPELDDEGNILYRFPSLQRTASGSSRRKEYVGKWFDFVADMEKFFKEKKWQFSKTSSSERALVVGLGAFNLFGVIVLNSLLKEMAVTPSGFLTFVKNIYPLLQVYAGSFFAIPLIRWFSIKRKNDQIESRNKARLQFARALESPDIALRRKVNGKLCNNAFETDAMQLLSARDMAQNTVIGKERIVYTTDKDMIEQDYEAEEWERRFREVEKSD; this is encoded by the exons ATGGCTTGTGTCTCGACATGCTTACTCATCTCCCCTAGGCTAACTCAATCGGAGCTCTCACCAAAAAAGCCTCTGATTCGACTCAGATCTCCCTTTCCCGGCGGAAAGCTAACGGAGAGGTCCCCGAGCAGTCGCCGGAAGTTCAACAACCGTCGAATCTCGGTGGTGAGGGCGGCGAGCATAGATAATAAGCTCAGCGGCGGCGCAATCAGACCGGGAGGATTGGTTGAGAGCGACAAGATACCGACGGATGTCCGAAAACGAGCTATGGAAGCTGTGGACGAGTGCGGCCGAAGAGTCACTGTCGGTGACGTGGCTAGCAGAGCTGGTCTGAATGTTACACAAGCTCAGAAAGCGCTTCAAGCTCTCGCCGCGGACACTGATGGGTTTCTCGAG GTCTCAGATGAAGGTGATGTGCTTTATGTATTCCCAAGGGACTATCGGTCTAAGCTAGCTACCAAGTCGTTAAGGGTACAGATTGAACCCTTTCTTGACAAGGCAAAG GGTGCTGCTGACTATCTGACTCGTGTCTCATTTGGCACTGCGCTTATTGCGTCTATTGTTATCGTCTACACAACAATTATAGTCTTGATTTCAAGCAgaag TGAGGATGATAATCGTCAGAGGAGACGTGGGCGAGGATATGATTCTGGATTCAATTTCTATATCAATCCTATCgatttattttg gTATTGGGATCCCAACTATTACAGAAGGCGGCGAGCTCGAGAAGATGAAGGAAAGGGAATGAATTTCATTGAATCT GTTTTCTCCTTTGTGTTTGGAGATGGAGATCCAAACCAAGGAATTGAAGAAGAGAGGTGGCAGATG ATTGGGAGGTATATAACTTCTAGAGGAGGTGTTGTTGCAGCTGACGAGCTTGCTCCATACCTTGATGTGTCATCTTCCAAGAGTGCCACG AGCGATGAATCCTACATTCTTCCTGTTCTTCTTCGGTTTGATGGTCAACCAGAGTTGGATGACGAG GGGAATATTCTGTATCGCTTTCCATCGCTGCAACGCACAGCTTCTGGATCTAGTAGAAGAAAGGAGTACGTGGGGAAATGGTTTGACTTTGTTGCAGATATGGAGAAGTTCTTCAAGGAGAAAAAATGGCAATTTAG TAAAACTAGTTCATCCGAGAGAGCTTTGGTCGTTGGTCTAGGTGCTTTTAATCTCTTTGGTGTCATTGTTCTGAACTCTTTACTAAA AGAGATGGCTGTCACACCAAGTGGGTTTCTTACATTTGTTAAGAACATTTATCCACTACTTCAG GTATATGCAGGTTCATTCTTTGCCATCCCTTTGATTCGGTGGTTTTCAATCAAGAGAAAGAATGACCAGATAGAGAGTAGAAACAAAGCTCGGCTACAGTTTGCACGAGCACTTGAATCTCCTGATATCGCTCTCCGACGTAAG GTAAATGGGAAACTATGTAATAACGCCTTTGAAACTGATGCAATGCAGCTACTAAGTGCAAGGGATATGGCTCAGAACACAGTGATAGGGAAGGAGAGGATAGTGTATACAACAGATAAAGATATGATTGAACAAGACTATGAGGCAGAGGAATGGGAGAGACGATTCCGTGAGGTGGAAAAATCAGATTAA